A window from Schistosoma haematobium chromosome 1, whole genome shotgun sequence encodes these proteins:
- the POLR3F_1 gene encoding DNA-directed RNA polymerase III subunit RPC6, variant 2 (EggNog:ENOG410VBPN~COG:K~BUSCO:EOG091G0DUX), whose translation MNDDSNSLRERVLNLFNLSRGALTQKHFEKEFSDVSLTTILPILNALQKEGMLDVLVNADRTLSWQLRDQNSTEKLKSLSDLEERLVYNAIRNAGEDAASLKLISSETKLPQNRIPRILKSLISKKMIKEVPMAVGHKQKVYLLMELEPSEKLAANTLFAGESGVDAEFISILRTACLKYLQDKANSASHIADPLERWQASYVSCEEIHRFITNTKICTVPMTVQDVQCVLEVLKFGGELETRITSEISDQSTSFGILYRLATQTPSVANLANIPCTICLCRKDCRPDGPINPQSCKLFQEFLEF comes from the exons aTGAATGACGATTCTAATAGTCTTCGAGAAAG GGTTCTCAATTTGTTCAATTTATCACGGGGAGCTCTTACACAAAAGCATTTTGaaaaggaattttctgacgtaTCACTCACTACCATCCTACCCATCTTAAATGCATTACAAAAGGAGGGGATGTTGGATGTCTTGGTCAATGCAGATAGGACTTTATCATGGCAACTTAGAGATCAAAATTCGACTGA GAAGTTGAAAAGCTTATCGGATCTGGAAGAACGTTTGGTTTACAATGCTATACGTAACGCCGGTGAAGACG CTGCATCACTGAAGCTAATTAGTTCAGAAACTAAACTTCCTCAAAACCGCATACCTAGGATACTAAAATCACTCATTTCTAAGAAGATGATCAAAGAAGTGCCGATGGCTGTTGGTCACAAGCAGAAAGTTTACTTGCTAATGGAATTAGAACCCAGTGAAAAGTTGGCTGCAAATACATTATTCGCTGGGGAATCTGGTGTGGATGCAGAGTTCATTTCTATTTTGAGAACAGCCTGCTTGAAGTATCTTCAGGATAAG GCGAATTCAGCCTCTCATATTGCTGATCCATTAGAACGTTGGCAAGCTTCATATGTTTCCTGTGAAGAAATCCATCGGTTTATTACCAACACAAAAATTTGCACG GTACCTATGACTGTTCAGGATGTCCAATGTGTCCTTGAAGTTTTAAAGTTTGGGGGTGAGCTAGAAACACGTATTACTTCTGAAATATCTGATCAAAGTACTAGTTTTGGAATACTTTATCGACTGGCTACACAAACACCATCCGTTGCAAATTTAGCTAATATCCCTTGTACAATATGCTTG TGTCGAAAGGACTGTCGTCCAGATGGACCAATCAATCCTCAATCATGTAAACTTTTTCAAGAATTTCTGGAGTTCTAA
- the POLR3F_1 gene encoding DNA-directed RNA polymerase III subunit RPC6 (EggNog:ENOG410VBPN~COG:K): MNDDSNSLRERVLNLFNLSRGALTQKHFEKEFSDVSLTTILPILNALQKEGMLDVLVNADRTLSWQLRDQNSTEKLKSLSDLEERLVYNAIRNAGEDAASLKLISSETKLPQNRIPRILKSLISKKMIKEVPMAVGHKQKVYLLMELEPSEKLAANTLFAGESGVDAEFISILRTACLKYLQDKVIV, from the exons aTGAATGACGATTCTAATAGTCTTCGAGAAAG GGTTCTCAATTTGTTCAATTTATCACGGGGAGCTCTTACACAAAAGCATTTTGaaaaggaattttctgacgtaTCACTCACTACCATCCTACCCATCTTAAATGCATTACAAAAGGAGGGGATGTTGGATGTCTTGGTCAATGCAGATAGGACTTTATCATGGCAACTTAGAGATCAAAATTCGACTGA GAAGTTGAAAAGCTTATCGGATCTGGAAGAACGTTTGGTTTACAATGCTATACGTAACGCCGGTGAAGACG CTGCATCACTGAAGCTAATTAGTTCAGAAACTAAACTTCCTCAAAACCGCATACCTAGGATACTAAAATCACTCATTTCTAAGAAGATGATCAAAGAAGTGCCGATGGCTGTTGGTCACAAGCAGAAAGTTTACTTGCTAATGGAATTAGAACCCAGTGAAAAGTTGGCTGCAAATACATTATTCGCTGGGGAATCTGGTGTGGATGCAGAGTTCATTTCTATTTTGAGAACAGCCTGCTTGAAGTATCTTCAGGATAAGGTTATCGTGTGA